In Thermovirga sp., a genomic segment contains:
- a CDS encoding choline ABC transporter permease subunit, with translation GARGLGQEVLMAINRIDVGRGFEAGISIVIMGIVIDRITQGLAKRWDPNGK, from the coding sequence GGGGCCAGGGGCCTCGGCCAGGAGGTGCTCATGGCCATCAACCGCATCGACGTGGGGCGCGGCTTCGAGGCGGGGATATCCATCGTGATCATGGGCATCGTCATCGACCGTATCACCCAGGGCCTTGCCAAGCGGTGGGACCCGAACGGGAAATGA